The nucleotide window CTGAATTCTATTTATCAATAAAAAAAGATGGTGGATGGAGTTTATGAAACAATTTCTTCGCGAGAATAATATTCCGATATCGGACGAAAACTGGGCGATCTATAGCGCAAAGAATGTTCGGAAAGAATACAAGAAGAAAGATCTGATTCTGAAAAAAGGCGCAGTAGAAAATTATCTGTCCTTTGTAGAGGAAGGCACAGCGAGATTGTTCTTTATGAAAGATGGCAGAGAACTTACAACCAGATTTGTTTTCAGACATAATTATCTGACTTCCTATGATTCTTTTTTGCAACGGTCACCTTCCAGATGCACGGTGGAGGCGCTTACAGATATGGTCGTTTGGCAAATCCATTACGATGATCTGCAGGAAGTTTACAGAACATCCAGTGTTGGAAATCTAATCGGGAGGATCACTGTAGAACAGATCTACCTGGCAAAATCGAATAAGGAATTCTCGTATCTGAGCGAGTCTGCAGAAGAACGCTATTTGAAATTGATGAAAGAGCATCCCGAACTATTTCAGTTGGTTGCACTGAAACATATCGCGACTTATTTGGGAATCACACCACAAGCATTGAGTAGAATAAGAAGGCGTATTTCTTAACCATGGTTCATTTTATTTGTAATAAATAAAATTTATATTTGTAGTGAGCATTCAGAATGAAAGTTCCGAATGACGAAAAAAAGTGTCCAGAGAGATCTGGATGCTTTTTTTATTAATTTTATCTTTGCAGCAAGTTTATTAATATGATTGATCTTCCAGGGCTTGCCATCAAAAATTTTCACGAAAAAACCAGCAGGGCAAAACTCTACGTCCACGACACCTTTGGTCCAAAAGTAGAAATGCCGATTTCCCTCTATTTCCGCAACGAAAAACAATTACCCAAACTTGAGAAGAAGGCATTGGATCTCTGTAAAGGAAAAGTCTTAGATGTAGGAGCTGGCGCAGGAAGTCACGCTTTGATCCTTCAACGTAAAAATTTAGAGGTCGTTGGATTAGAGATTTCTCCGGCAGCCTGTGACGTGATGAAAAATCGAGGTTTGAAAAAAGTCGTCGGTGAAGATATCTTTAAATATAATGATGGGAAATTCGATACACTTTTGTTGTTGATGAATGGAATCGGACTGTGTGGTGATCTGGATGGATTCAGGAAATTCCTTAGAAAAGCTGAAACATTGCTCAATGAAAATGGGATCTTAATTTTCGATTCATCCGACATCAATTATATGTACGAGGACGAAGAACTTCCACAAGACCACTATTACGGCGAAGTCACTTGCAGATACGAATATCAAAAAGAAGTCACAGATTGGTTCAACTGGCTCTATTTGGATTTTAAAACTTTAGAGAAAATCACTTCAGAGGAAGGCTGGAAATCCGAGTTGATCTATGAAGATGAGAATGACCAATATCTCGTCCAATTATCTAAGAAATAAAAAAACCGCCAAATTAAAGGCGGTTCTTATTTTATAGTTTTACAATCTTAATTAAAAGAAGTGTCATAAGCCATCGATGAAAAATCTATTTTCAACATTGCTTGAGAATCGATTGGGTTACCACTGCATTTCGCTGGCGTCCAGGTTTTATTTACTTTTTTGGCTGCTTCTTTTAGGTCATTTAGAAAAGGTTCGCTGTTGGCCACTTTTGGTCCAGCTTCCAATTTTGACAGAACGCCGTCTTTCGTAATATCCATTTTGACGAAGAACAAACCGTTGATGACATAAGTTTTCCAATTCACGTTTTGCGCCAGTTTTTCTTTCAGTTCCTTGATGTAAGCATCAGCGCCACCAGGATATCTCAAACTTTTGAAGTTTGCTGGGTCGCAGGCATTATCCTTAAGCTGATAAATACCGCGCACATTGTAGGCAACAGAACTGAGTGATGCATCATTCATCGGAATATCAATGTTCATCATATCTTCAACGTCATTGTTTTGAGCGAAAGCAAATGAACCAACTACTAAACTTAAGGAAAGTAATAATGATCTCATAGTTTTTGATTTTAAAAGTGATGAAAGAAATTTTATGCCAAAATATTGTTGATCAACAAGAAATTACAAAACCTCGATCTGATTTTTCAACAAATCTTCAAACTCATCTCTTTTTCTGATGAGGTGCGCTTTTCCATCAAGAAACATCACTTCCGCAGGTTTCAATCTGGAGTTGAAATTTGAACTCATCTCAAAACCATAAGCGCCCGCATTTCTGAAAACCAATACATCGCCTTCTCTCACCTCATTTATTTTTCTGTCCCAAGCGAAAGTGTCTGTCTCACAAATATTTCCGACAACCGTATAAATTCTTTCCGCACCTTTTGGATTGGACAAGTTTTCGATGATGTGATAAGAATCGTAGAACATCGGACGAATCAAATGATTAAAACCAGAATTCACGCCCACAAAAACTGTCGCCGTTGTTTGTTTGATGACATTCGATTTTACCAAGAAATGGCCACTGTCACTCACAAGGAATTTTCCTGGCTCAAACCAAAGTTGGAATTTCTTCCCAGATTCTTCCTCATATTTTTTGATGGAAGCATTTACTTTTTTCCCAAGAGATTTCACATCAGTTTCGATGTCACCTTCTTGATAAGGCACTTTGAAACCGCTTCCCATATCCAGATATTTCAAATTCGGGAAATGTTCTGCCAATTCAAACATAATTTCAAGACCTTGGATGAAAACATCTGGGTCTTTGATTTCGCTTCCCGTGTGCATATGAAGACCTTCCACATTCAGATTTGTAGATTTCATCACACGCTCGATGTGACGCATCTGGTGAATCGAAATTCCGAATTTGGAATCGATATGCCCAGTCGAAATCTTGTGATTTCCGCCAGCATAAATATGTGGATTGATTCTCACAAAAATCGGATAAGAACCACCGAATTTATTTCCAAATTGCTCAAGAATCGAAATATTATCAATGTTAATA belongs to Chryseobacterium sp. KACC 21268 and includes:
- a CDS encoding cyclic nucleotide-binding domain-containing protein, translating into MEFMKQFLRENNIPISDENWAIYSAKNVRKEYKKKDLILKKGAVENYLSFVEEGTARLFFMKDGRELTTRFVFRHNYLTSYDSFLQRSPSRCTVEALTDMVVWQIHYDDLQEVYRTSSVGNLIGRITVEQIYLAKSNKEFSYLSESAEERYLKLMKEHPELFQLVALKHIATYLGITPQALSRIRRRIS
- a CDS encoding class I SAM-dependent methyltransferase produces the protein MIDLPGLAIKNFHEKTSRAKLYVHDTFGPKVEMPISLYFRNEKQLPKLEKKALDLCKGKVLDVGAGAGSHALILQRKNLEVVGLEISPAACDVMKNRGLKKVVGEDIFKYNDGKFDTLLLLMNGIGLCGDLDGFRKFLRKAETLLNENGILIFDSSDINYMYEDEELPQDHYYGEVTCRYEYQKEVTDWFNWLYLDFKTLEKITSEEGWKSELIYEDENDQYLVQLSKK
- the lysA gene encoding diaminopimelate decarboxylase; protein product: MTNQDLLSIAKEFGTPVYVYDVNSISEQYKKLTSSFSKTTRFFYAAKALTNINILKYVEKLGASLDCVSINEVKLGLKAGFSNDRILFTPNCVDLAEIEEAMSHKVHINIDNISILEQFGNKFGGSYPIFVRINPHIYAGGNHKISTGHIDSKFGISIHQMRHIERVMKSTNLNVEGLHMHTGSEIKDPDVFIQGLEIMFELAEHFPNLKYLDMGSGFKVPYQEGDIETDVKSLGKKVNASIKKYEEESGKKFQLWFEPGKFLVSDSGHFLVKSNVIKQTTATVFVGVNSGFNHLIRPMFYDSYHIIENLSNPKGAERIYTVVGNICETDTFAWDRKINEVREGDVLVFRNAGAYGFEMSSNFNSRLKPAEVMFLDGKAHLIRKRDEFEDLLKNQIEVL